In Alosa alosa isolate M-15738 ecotype Scorff River chromosome 19, AALO_Geno_1.1, whole genome shotgun sequence, a genomic segment contains:
- the haus1 gene encoding HAUS augmin-like complex subunit 1, with product MCDKNKQVSEWLKVVLGEVPWFEVNMRTIDILYKLSKDSEQRGQEIGWLVEDVKQKTGECKADGAYHQKVLQSALGENVSRGKLKPMSRSLNTLESMAIAFKTKDTKVASFLASTNYQTKVLLEMEEENRELQKKLRNLEKKKNEVLNSQKSLQIQISKVQKAQEVESVETEERLLNKNFMEKKFQEMTSRVRSAEEKLASREVTWSLTHHCIEEISEQLSVVKQEMDPLKRKLQAYHGLPLSVPLARLAVAESKKELEALDAILDERIDWRHT from the exons ATGTGCGATAAAAACAAACAG GTCAGcgagtggctgaaagtggtgcTCGGAGAAGTTCCGTGGTTTGAGGTGAATATGCGCACAATTGACATTTTATACAAGCTATCAAAGGACAGTGAACAACGAGGCCAAGAAATTGGTTGGTTGGTGGAGGACGTAAAGCAGAAAACTGGCGAGTGTAAGGCAGACG GAGCCTACCACCAAAAGGTACTTCAAAGTGCATTGGGTGAAAATGTTTCCCGTGGAAAGCTCAAACCCATGAGCCGCTCTCTGAATACATTAGAGAGTATGGCTATAGCATTTAAAACGAAGGACACCAAAGTGGCAAG CTTTTTGGCTAGTACTAATTATCAAACTAAAGTGCTTCTGGAGATGGAAGAGGAAAACAGGGAGTTGCAGAAGAAACTGCGCAACCTggaaaagaagaagaatgaGGTTTTGAATTCTCAAAAGTCTTTACAAAT ACAAATATCAAAGGTGCAAAAGGCTCAGGAGGTGGAGTCTGTTGAGACTGAAGAGAGGCTGCTGAATAAGAACTTCATGGAGAAAAAATTCCAGGAAATGACTTCAAGAGTTAGGAGTGCAGag GAAAAATTAGCTTCCAGGGAAGTTACTTGGTCTCTTACTCATCATTGCATCGAAGAGATTTCAGAG CAACTCTCTGTGGTCAAGCAGGAGATGGACCCTCTGAAAAGAAAACTGCAGGCCTATCATGGTCTCCCTCTT AGCGTTCCTCTCGCTCGTCTGGCagtggcagaatccaagaaggAGCTg gAAGCGCTTGATGCCATTTTGGATGAAAGGATTGACTGGAGGCACACATGA
- the supt7l gene encoding STAGA complex 65 subunit gamma → MMRYWGEIPAVSAPPGRSSFDLLQREFRQVEMQDPPLHQPSAPRPRPTTMLDVPSEPCSLTIHTVQLCQHVRRLRSLLAAAQQGQQPLASSTADVQSNFKTEEGEPLPPRPPTPTMPDDLLPPDSKVPSLPFQLRHSNPESDFYKGKGEPVTELSWPSCRQLLYQSVATVLAHAGFELAHESVLETLTDLVHEHYQRLSWLLRVAVDREAQLGATPFPDVVEQVFHEVGIGSVLALQRFWQSRIKDYHSYMVQVSRELSEEYERVVNPEKALEDSKPMRVKDEPMSDIPFPVSEEPEADLASGDQALPIGVLGTSSERMAGGLDSENSPHVSGAAVTNSPLWHLPQVKMEPQDGEEAQVPGPLGSDVFEEEPMSTMSEAGIAPSPGGASDGSYGSHSPDSLIGSSPVFHQRFKKRMRKM, encoded by the exons ATGATGCGTTACTGGGGGGAGATCCCAGCTGTTTCCGCGCCTCCTGGCCGCAGCTCCTTTGATTTGCTGCAGCGAGAGTTCCGTCAGGTGGAGATGCAGGACCCGCCCCTGCACCAGCCATCTGCCCCACGCCCTCGTCCCACCACTATGCTTGATGTGCCTTCGGAACCTTGTAGCCTCACCATTCACACCGTTCAACTCTGTCAGCATGTCCGCCGTCTTCGCAGCCTTCTAGCAGCGGCCCAGCAAGGCCAACAGCCACTTGCATCTTCTACAGCTGACGTTCAGAGCAATTTCAAAACGGAGGAGGGTGAGCCACTACCTCCAAGGCCTCCCACACCAACCATGCCAGATGACCTGCTGCCCCCAGACAGTAAGGTCCCAAGCCTGCCTTTCCAGCTTCGGCATAGCAACCCAGAAAGCGACTTCTACAA GGGGAAAGGGGAACCAGTGACAGAACTTAGTTGGCCATCCTGTCGGCAGCTTCTGTACCAGTCTGTTGCTACAGTTCTTGCTCATGCCGGCTTTGAATTAGCCCACGAGAGTGTGCTGGAGACACTTACAGACCTGGTGCATGAGCACTACCAACGTCTGAGCTGGCTGCTTCGTGTTGCAGTGGACCGGGAGGCCCAGCTGGGTGCTACCCCGTTCCCTGATGTGGTGGAGCAAGTGTTCCATGAGGTGGGCATCGGTAGTGTGTTGGCACTGCAGCGCTTCTGGCAGAGCCGCATCAAGGACTACCACAGCTACATGGTTCAG GTCAGCAGAGAGCTTTCAGAAGAGTATGAGAGAGTAGTAAATCCAGAGAAGGCTCTAGAAGACTCCAAACCCATGCGGGTCAAAGACGAACCTATGAGTGACATTCCCTTCCCTGTCAGTGAGGAACCCGAGGCTGACTTGGCATCCGGTGACCAAGCCCTGCCCATTGGTGTGCTGGGTACTTCCAGTGAGAGAATGGCTGGTGGACTTGATTCAGAGAATTCTCCTCATGTCTCAG GTGCAGCAGTCACCAACTCCCCCTTGTGGCACCTCCCTCAAGTCAAGATGGAGCCGCAGGATGGAGAGGAGGCCCAGGTGCCAGGGCCCTTGGGAAGTGATGTCTTTGAGGAAGAGCCTATGTCCACCATGAGTGAAGCTGGAATAGCGCCATCACCTGGAGGAGCATCAGACGGCAGCTACGGCTCCCACTCTCCAGACTCACTGATTGGCAGCTCACCTGTTTTTCACCAGAGATTTAAAAAGCGAATGAGGAAGATGTAA